The following is a genomic window from Planctomycetia bacterium.
CTGGCGACGAGCGAATATGGCACGGCGCTGGCGGTCATGTATGCCGCGCACGAGAAGGGGCGGAGGTTCAAGGCCTATGCCGATGAGACGCGGCCGCTTCTGCAGGGCTCGCGGCTGACCGTGTGGGAGCTGATGCGCGGCGGCATCGATGCGACGGTCATCTGCGACAACATGGCGGCGGTGGTCATGCGTGAGAAGAAGGTGAACGTCGTGGTGACGGGGGCGGATCGGATTGCGGCGAACGGCGACACGGCCAACAAGATCGGCACGTATGGCGTCGCGGTGCTGGCGAAGGCGCACGGCATTCCGTTTTATGTGGCGGCGCCGAGCTCTACTTTTGATCTGACCATTTCAGATGGGTCGGCGATTCCGATTGAGTATCGCGACCCGGCCGAGGTTCGGGCCATTGGCGGCCATGCCATTGCGCCGATCGACGTGCCGTGCTACACGCCGGCCTTCGACGTGACGCCGGCAGCGCTGATTGCGGGGATCATTACCGAGAAGGGCGTTATCTCACCCGTGAACAGTGAGTCCATCGCCCGATTGATCGGCGCGGGCCGCTGAGACTGATTGAGTTTATTTTCGCGGGGCGTCGGGCTTCGCGTCTTGCGGGGGCGCGCTCCACTCGGCGGCGGGCTGTTTTGATTCATCGCGTGCGAGATCGGCGCTGATGATCTGCCAGTCGGCCCAGCGGTCTCCATTCCACTCGTTTGAATAAAGATGCATCTTTCCGTCCGAGGCAACGCCTGAGAGCATGAGCACGATGTCGTCCGAATTCGGCCGGGCGCGCATGGCGAGGTATCCGACGCGCATGGCTACGGGCAGGCGAATCGACTGGGATTTCTCGACGGACGCGCCATC
Proteins encoded in this region:
- the mtnA gene encoding S-methyl-5-thioribose-1-phosphate isomerase, which produces MLEPTSDSPLRPVWWDDSIAPRGALGMIDQTKLPSELVTIACRTSAEVWDAIKQLKVRGAPAIGVAAAYGVIVGLDEAEPGDANWRGALAKACEYLATSRPTAVNLFWALDRMRRKAESLGGAKWPEARAALLAEAHAIRDEDAAMCRAIGAHGQHLIPEGGGVLTHCNAGALATSEYGTALAVMYAAHEKGRRFKAYADETRPLLQGSRLTVWELMRGGIDATVICDNMAAVVMREKKVNVVVTGADRIAANGDTANKIGTYGVAVLAKAHGIPFYVAAPSSTFDLTISDGSAIPIEYRDPAEVRAIGGHAIAPIDVPCYTPAFDVTPAALIAGIITEKGVISPVNSESIARLIGAGR